In Selenihalanaerobacter shriftii, the DNA window AAAAATTACAAGAATTACGTCAATTAGCCCACCGAAACCATTCTCTTGTGATACTCCAGCATCATCATTCTTAGGGAAATTAAGCATGTTATGTTATTCCTCCTTCATTTTATTTATGCGCCTAATACCAATATTTTTAGGTTAAGCGCATTTCAAACCATAATTCATATTTTATAATATGTAGTCCCTACTATAAGTGTGCAATACTTTTAAATCTATTTTTAAATTAACAACCTATTCTTCAATTACATATAATGTTTATAAATAATTACTAACGAGGTGATAAAATTGATAAACCCAACTGAATCGATTGCTGAGGTTTTTGCAAATTTAGCTACGGAAGTCACTGATGAGATAATTTTTTTAGAAGATATTCAGGCTCTTAATCCAGATGTAAAACGCTTATCTAATATTAATCCTCTAGGATCAGCTTATCATATACAACAGAAAATAAGAGAATCTAATAATAATTCAAATCATAATCAAGAATAACATTAATTAAATTCATAAACTATTATCAAATAGCTCTTCCTTTGCATATAATGTATATAATTAAAATTTAGGAGGGATTAAAATGACCAATGACTTTAATGATATCACTCAAACTTTTACCTCATTAACCAATTCCTATCGACTTTTTGTCGGAGCTGCTGAAGAATTAACTAGAACTCCATCAGTACCGGAAGAAATTATTGAAGACGCTATAGTCAGAAGTGCTAAATTAGGAAGTACGTTAGATCTTCTCCTACTTTTTCAAATACTATCTATATTAACTAATAATAGAAATGAATAATAATTTAAGTATTCACATTTTTCTTAGATATACATATTATATTATGATATTACTTTCTTAAGAAAATTGAAGAAAGGTGGTGATAACTATGGCACAAATATCTCAAGAGACTTCTCTTGGTAACCTTATTAACTTAATCATCACTATCTTTATTATCCAGTTTTTATTTGAAGCCCTTGAAGGAATTTTAAATCCACCAGAAGTTTAAAAATAAAACTCCATAGCTTATATGTCGTATAATAAAAGCATTCTCCTTGGGGTTATGCAACTCCAGGGAGAATGCTTTTGATTTATATCTAAAATAAATTTATAATAAGTATACAAAAATTATTTATTAACCATAAACTGTTTTAATAACTTTTTCATAACTATTTGCATTATCATATCATTTAATGATTTGTTCATATCTTCCATAGACCCATCTATATTTGGATTCAATAGCTGTAAAATTGAATTACCAATTTTATTCTTATTATTAGTACCATTCTTAATTGCTTCTGATTGTTGATTAGTTTGCTCAGATTTATTTTGAACTTTTTGATGAGAATAATTTCTTTGATCAACTTTCATTCTAAATTCTTCTAACTTTTCAATACTATCTACCATTTGTTCTATATTATTAGCCATTTTTCTTATTCCAGGTGTAATATTCTTTAAATTGTAGCATGTTTTCATAAGAGTACTTACTTCAAAACTATTTTCATTAATTTCTTCTCGTTTTTCATCCTTTTTATCTTTAGAATCTAAACTCTCCATATTCTCAACTTCTATTTTCTCAGATTCATGTTTAGGAATTGATTTAGCCTGAATCTTTTCTTCGTTACTATCTTCCGGTTTGTTTTCTTGCCCTTCACTTATCTCTTTTTCATCTTCTACTCTTTTAATTTTATTTAATTTATCTTTTTTTACATCTATCTCTATATCTTCCCCTTTATTTGATACAATCTCCTCTAATTTATCAACTATATTGTTACTTTCCTTATTATTCTCTTCTTCTTTAGTTGGAACTGTTTCATCCTTAATAACTTCTTTACTCTCAACACTTGAAATTTGTAAAGAATCTAATTCAGTTTCTGGTTCTAAAAACTTTTTCTTTTTTGGCTTATCTTTTTTAGCATCTTTATTCTTCTGTTCTTCTTTTTGAGCTGCTCGCCATCTCTTATACCTAGACATTCTTACTTTAACTTTAGAGTTGTCTCTTTTGAAATCATCAATACTCATTTATAGATCACCTCCCTTGCTGTAATATTATGTTTTTGCTTTTTTTTATATGCTGCAATAGTTAATTCCCATTATCATGATAACTAACATACTATAGTTATTAGACCGTAATCCTAAAGGAGGTGGTATAATCAATGAATTTAAATATACTTTTAAAATTATTATTAACAACTAACCTATTAAGCCAACTAGAAATAAGTCAATTCAAAGAATATCCTCAGGCTAAAAATCTTACCCAGTATATTATTATCACTGATAAAGAATTTAATAAAAAAGAATTTAAGAGTCAAATAGAACAGAATGGAGGAAAACTAGTTAAAAAACTATCTTTAGTTAATGGTTTTGTATATCAATTTAAGAACATTGAAGACAAAACTATGATTCAATCAGTTTCTGGTATAAAAAGAATAGAAAAAGATACCTTTTTACAAGTTAATTCTAAAAATGATATGAAATCTTGGGGATTAAAAGCAATTGATGCACTTAATGCTTGGGCTCATTTTCGTGAAGTTAGGGTTGGTATTATTGACACTGGTGTCGATCTAAACCATTATGATCTAACCCCTGTTCACAATGGACTCAATACAATTAATCATAAAACATTACCATATGATAGCCATGGTCACGGTACCCATATCTCTGGAATTATTGGCGGTAGAAAAAATGGCAAAGGAATTTTAGGTATTCTTCCCGATGTTGAAATTTATCCTATTAAAGCATTTAATAGGAATGGAGAAGGCCGATTATCTTCTGTAATTGAAGGAATAGAATGGAGTATCAAAAATAATATTAAGATACTAAATATGAGTTTTGGAACTACTGAAGATAATTCTAGCTTAAAAAAAGCAGTAAAAAAAGCATATAAGTCAGGTATCACTATGGTTGCAGCCTCTGGTAATAAAGGTAGAAAAACTATAGATTATCCAGCTAAATATCCAGAGGTAATAGCCGTGGCTGCCATAAATGAAAGAAAAAAGATTGCTAACTTTAATAATTATGGAGAAGGATTAGACCTCTTGGCTCCAGGAGTTAATATTAAATCTACTTGGAGAAATAATAGGTTTAGAACTCTTAATGGAACGTCAATGGCAACTGCCCATGTAACTGGAGCTATCGCTTTATTAATTAGTATTTTTAAAGATTTAAATCCTAAACAAACTAAAGAATTATTAATTAAAGGGGCTTCATCTATACCCTCAGTTCCTAAAGAAAAACAAGGAGCTGGAATAGTAAATATTTTAAAAACTATGAAATTAGCAGAAAAACAATTTATGAAAAAATAAAAAGTGATAAGCGATAA includes these proteins:
- a CDS encoding S8 family peptidase, whose translation is MNLNILLKLLLTTNLLSQLEISQFKEYPQAKNLTQYIIITDKEFNKKEFKSQIEQNGGKLVKKLSLVNGFVYQFKNIEDKTMIQSVSGIKRIEKDTFLQVNSKNDMKSWGLKAIDALNAWAHFREVRVGIIDTGVDLNHYDLTPVHNGLNTINHKTLPYDSHGHGTHISGIIGGRKNGKGILGILPDVEIYPIKAFNRNGEGRLSSVIEGIEWSIKNNIKILNMSFGTTEDNSSLKKAVKKAYKSGITMVAASGNKGRKTIDYPAKYPEVIAVAAINERKKIANFNNYGEGLDLLAPGVNIKSTWRNNRFRTLNGTSMATAHVTGAIALLISIFKDLNPKQTKELLIKGASSIPSVPKEKQGAGIVNILKTMKLAEKQFMKK